The Solanum dulcamara chromosome 2, daSolDulc1.2, whole genome shotgun sequence region AGAAAGTTAGCAAGATAAGCGGCAAAGCTGCAGCACTTACAGTTTGGATCTATCCTCAATGAACACACTATAGATCGacgtaaaataatatttaaccCTATACCTATACTTTTAATCAATTAAGGAGTTAGATGGAGATTTATCACAAGATAATTCATCTGAACTTCAAGAATCAATATCAATTACGCATTAGCTTGAGAGTAGAACATTTCAATTAGTAAAATGCCGAAACTCACATCTATACCTCAGTTATAAGAATTTATACCGATTAACTTAAATGCTTATCCATCCATCTATACCTCAGTTATAAGAATTTTTGCCCGCAACGCATCAGCACTGCGAGGATCAAGATAAAAATCTGATGCTGTATCTCCCGTGAAGGCTACTTCTGGACACAACACACTATCTGTAATCTAACCAATGAACATTTTTATTAGACAAGAAATAATTTTAGTCACCACTCATATCATAACAAGTTATGTAACAACTTATGAACCTGAACACCCGATTTCTTcagtttctcaatttttttcccCTCTAGATGAACGTATTGCTTCTTCAGCTTCTTTCTGACTGAGTATATCACATAGCCCTGAAAAACccaataatgaaataataattcaataacTTGAAATGAAAGGTTTCAAAGTACCCAAATTCGGCAAAGTAAAACTGATGCAAACAAACCTGGCTAGGAATAACATGGTGAGTTCTAACTGGCCTTACTACAAGGTCATTCCGCATCTCATATGTTTCCCCTGAGTGCAAAGTTGCAAATGCATTTTACAAATGGAGataagaaaacaaaatttaGAAGCAAAGCATGTAAAGAAAACAGAATATTTACCTACATCTAAAGCAATCAGATCCAAGTTCAGTTCCACCTGACTCATAGATCTATGAACATCAAGCAACTTCTCTACATCCTCTTTTATGGAAGGAGGCACAAAGACAGTCGGGGGATTCAAGCCATACAAGCCACGAGTAGCAATATACATAGGAAGTCCACCCTAAATCAGAAGATAACACAATTCAACACTAGCTTTAAAGTTCAAATCAAGCCATAAGAAGAATTGTGCTTTTTGTACCAAGAATTGTGCATAGGCCCATGGATTATTACGTAATTAAAACAAATTTCTTCCTTTCTGAGAACATCGATTACTAAAAGCTTAGAATAAACAGAAGAAAAAGCTTACAATGTGGTCAAGATGAGCGTGAGTGATAAACAAGAAGTTTTGATGAACAGCCCTTGAAGGACATCTCCCAATATCAAAAGCAGCCTTTAGTTGTGGCACAATAACACAGGTCTCATGCCCACCAATCGAGTGTCCTTCAATTGAATAACCTTCAACATTTAACCCTTTCCGGTTTACCTCAGCCCTAGCTTTTCTATACTCTTCTTCCTCAATTGCTCTCTCTATGGCAGACAAGAAGCCGGTAGAGGAGCTTTTGACAGCACATGGAGCTGGAAGACTGATGTGTGTTTGCGTTGAGATACCGTGGCTTTGTTTTTGAACATTATATTGAGTTTGGTTTGAGGTTGAAGGGTAATATGTGGAGAATGAAGGTACTTTTGGGATTGTAGTGGCTAGTGAgatttgcatatttgaattgaaGAACGCATACAGATGTACTCTGAGCAAGAGATAAAGGGTTGAAATGGATTTTGTGCTTCAATAATTGGATTTACAACCCCTACATTTAAACATCATTCAGTTAAACAACAGTTTCTAATTCCAAAAACACCTAAAActaacaacaaaataaaaacaCAACATGACTACGACACATGATATACGACCCAATCCCAGACTAGTTGGGGCATGCTATATGAATCCTTTGTGTCAATTCTGCTCTATTCAGGTTCACTACAACACAACACAAGACAATTTATCGTTTTATGCAAATTAAGAGTTCTCTACAGCTAGAGATTTTGAAgcatattcaaatcttgaaaatgCTAAGAAGTCGCAAATCAAGGTATTTTAGCACATACTCCAATTTATAATCGCGGAAATTTGCTAACGTGCTTCCTACACTTAACTCGACCCCTTCAAATTTACATGTGGTACTTACTTCTACAAGAAACTTTCACTTTTCCTACCTCACTTTAATCCAATTTACTAGTATTATACCTTCAAATACTCCTTCCTTCCCAAAATACTCGTCACATTTCACATCTATCCAGTGTCAATTTGACTAATCTACGTAGCTAAATTGGATAAGATTAACTCaacattttaaaaatgaaatttagcTATTCCACTACTATACGAAAGTACTATAAATTGCAATCCTATACGAATATTCTTTCAATTGTAAAAAGTTGTGATTTTTAGTACTCATTTATGCTGTTTCATATATAAATCTTTTCCAAAAACATTAGTAGGAAATTTTCACAGAGAAATTACATCATTTAACACTTAAATTTCGAACCCTACCATTTAGTAATAAAAAATTAACACTTTTTTCCACAAAATAGCAAatgcaaataaaataataatttgggcTCATACCTGAAATGAATTTATCGAGTCGAAGAATGAAAAAAGGAGGTTCAGATTGCCGGTGGCCGTCAAATTTTTCCGGTTCAATTTTCTCCCGGCGCCGGAAAGAGCATGTATTTTCCCGGTGATATTTTGTAAAAGTggtatagagagagagaggagggataaggtttttaaaatgaatgagttatttttttaataataaattaatatttgggTTCAAGTAGAATTTTTACTActctataaataaattttacataGGCTAAAGTAAAAAAGGAAATGGCTCTCTTACAATCTATTTAGATAGTGGTTacatattgtttcataatgtatcgtatgattttttattatattgtatttattttattgtagcttttaaatgaatataatatttaaatagattTTATTGTTCTTCTTCGTTATATTATATCACATATCAATAATTTATATGATAAATCTATCAGAAAAGTAAGGTACGAAACAGAATAACTATGAAAAAGTAGGATAagtgataaaataaaattattaaataataaaacaacaataacaactcagtgaaatctcacaacgtggggtgttaaatgataaaaataaaaagaaaatatttagatAATGACGCGATCACAGCAATTCGATCGTTACACAAATGGATCTTTTCATTATTACCTAACAATGGACTTAAACGATaggatacaataaaatttaaacaacaatcaaaacaaacattatatttaaactaacaatacaatataagATATCCTGACCCAAATTTTCACATCCGCTTTTCTTCCTCCACAGCTCAATAAAGTTGGCAAAACCAATACAAGATTAGGGTGTCGGCCTGTTCATTTTATGCTGACCTCGGCCTAAGTTGGCTTCTTGGGAAACACATTCCCACAGCGTTCACGGCTCGACTGGCCTATTTTATTCCTTTTTGTTCGATGTGAGCTCAATTTAAACTATATACAAAATTTTCAAATCCTTCtagtacaaataaatatttattttaatattctcGTTAATCAACTCAGCTACTAAAATTCACTAAAAATGTGATTTGACGGCATTGTGGTGAAATATACACCTTGCTTTCTTCATTTCCAAAGCTACCCTTCCCAGAAACTCATGCCAACACACTAAAAGAACACTGCAACAAAAGAAATCCACCTAAAGTAAAGCAAGATTTCAACTACTCCCCCTTTAGGGTCTCAAAAAAAACTGAAGTCAACTTCAATTTCAAGGTAGATAAAGTTCAAATCTTTGTCTTACTATGTTAACTAAGCATTCTTGCTTTCAACTATTTTTCTGTTTGGGTGCTGTTTTTATTCActgcattttttatttttattttgcagGAGCTGAATTTTGAGCTTCTTTTTACAAGATGCCAAATAATGgaaaacaagatcaagatcagaAGTACTGAATCTTTATGTatgaaacttttagatttaGGCATATTTCCTATCTGGGGTTTAGTTTTGTTTGCTTTACAACAGCTCTTTAGACCAAAAATCCAGTAAAAATTGTTTCTTTTTTCAAGGTGAAGAAAGTTcaaatttttattcaattgtttGTCTATGTTAACTAGCATTCTTGTATTGAactttttttctgaaaaaatcTTGATGGGATCTTTGATTTCTTTCTGTTTGGGgcattcaaataattttttgggTGCTGTTTTATTCAGGAGCTGAATTTTGAGCTTCTTTTTACAAAATGACAAGTAATGGGAACCAAGATCAAGATCAGAGGTACTGAATCTTTATGTGCTTTATAGACATTTGTTTATgtgtagatatatatatatgagcacTTATGAACTGTTAGGTTTTGGCATATTTTGTATCGGGGGTTTAGTTTTGATTGCTTTACAACAGTTCTTTATAGAAAAAAACCAGTAAAGATTGTGTCTTTACTCTCCTAGTGCAACAAAAGTAAGTGAAAGAAGTAAAAATGTTTTCTTTCATTAAGATGGAGATGTGGACTGGGATATGAGATGTGGTTGTTATATTTCTTGGTTTTTTTTTGGTTCAATTGTAGGGCCTTgcaaaagaaaggggaaaatcTTGGGTAGTAGTGTAGACTCAGTATAAAGATTCACCTAAGAATTCAATCTCTTttgtttgatttatttatttacgaaGAAGAAGTGGGATTCATATAGCTAACTCCAACTTGTTTGAGATTGAGGCGTGGTGATTATTGTATGAAGTAATAAATTGAATTCAATGTCTATTGTGTAATAGAGAATATTACTTGCGAAAAGGATAAGGTTCTTTATGAGATGAAGTACTAAAATGCTTACTGTCCATTGATAAAGAGGGAATCCCCAATTGGGAGGGAGAGGGAGTGGTGAGGAAGGGGATATCAATGCCTCAAGTTGTATAAATCTCATTGAGTGCTTGAAAAGATTCGAACCGTACTGGTGATGCAGCTTAAGACATTTTATCTTGTATCCTTCTTTCATGTTCATTCCAATGGATTTGTCAAAATCATATGCTGTCGGATAGTTTACTCCCTTCTATCTATTGAGTTGGTTGTTGTTTAGTAATGGATCCTAACGTGTTATATTTTTCCATGATCAGGAAAATCATTGGCATGGAAGATTCTAGCATGACAATTGAATTTCTCCGGGCACGATTATTGGCTGAAAGGTCTGTCTCACAAACAGCAAGGCAGAGAGCTGACGAACTAGCAGAGAGGGTTAGTCTGTGCTGTTGTACTCCTGTATTTTAACAGTACATAAACACCAAAATGTTGAATCTTTCTTCCTTCCTCATCCCACCACGAGCTTGGTTTATTTTACCGTCTGATTGATCAATCCCTGTTCTAAGAGTTTCTGTCATTGCAGTAGGAAAGATGAATGTTTGTAATTAATGTATTATAGGTCTTGGAACTGGAAGATCAGCTAAAGATTGTGTCGCTACAACGAAAGAAGGCTGAGAAAGCCACAGCAGCTGTTCTGTCCATCTTAGAGAAACAAGGAATATCTGATGCTTCGGAGGAATTTGATTCAGGCTCTGATCAGGAAGCAATATTCTCTAATTCTAAAGGTGCTGAGAACAGAAATGAGCGAAATCCAAATCCATCAAAtgtgaaagagagagaaaatgatGCAGACATCTCAAGCTCCGAGATTGTATCTTCTCCATCAACCGGCAGAAGTTTGTCGTGGAAAAGTGGTAAACATTATTTGCCGTCTTTTGACAGGAAGAAATATACTGATTCTGCCTGGAGGAGGTCTAGTAGTTTCGCGTCAGCTGGGACTTCTTCGCCAAAATGGGCTGGAAAATCATGCCGACGTATAAGGCGCAGCAACACCAAGTAAGTTCTTTAATAAGCTCACTGAGTGGATATTCTTAACAATCGATATTCTTGacctattattttttgtttcttctCATGCCAACTTCATTTCATTATACATTCTGCTTCTCAAGGAAAGAGTATATTCTTTTTGGGATATTGCATCGGGGATAAGGGGGAAGAGGGGCAGTTTCAGTTACGATAATGCTCGGTCAATTCCTGATACACATTTTCACAAGCATCATGCATATCTCCCTGTGCATTTAGATCACTCAGTCACTCTAAGCATCTTTCTCTTTATCATCGTTCACTTTTTAACCTCGTTTCTTTTGTGGACCAGATCGGCCACTGATGAATTACAAAGTACTTCTGGTGAATGCCTCCCTGAGCGTCTTCCTTCTTCTGCTAACAATGGGCATCAATCCTTAATGGACATTGCTGGAAATAATGATGTGAAAGATCAACTCCACTTTCCTACTTCAGAGATGTCAGAAAATCAAAGGAAAGCAAATGACAGTGATGAAGACATGGAAAGAGCTTTACAACATAAGGCGCAACTTATAGGACAATATGAAGCTGAGGAAAAAGCCCAAAGAGAATGGGAAGAAAAGTACAGAGAGAATAACAACTATGCacaggtatatatatatgatttttgatcAAGCACATGCATATTATTCATCTTTTGGCTACTTGATCTGCGCATGTTGAAGGTGCTAGACTAAGTTACTCAAGAACATAACCGGCGAATAATGAAATTCCAGATTAATTTATTCATGTCATTGTTATTTTTTGATATCATCTTATTTTCTCCATAATTGGATTATAGTCTAGTGCTATTCTGGTTTTAGCGTTAGTTTGTCAAGTTTTTACATACTGGTTTTGGTGgtgttattttaaaataataatgggAATGCTACTGATATGTTACGCTCATCTGTCTGTGTTGGGTGTAGTCATGGACAGATATGTCATTTACTTGTTTATTTTATGTGAGCTTCTGAAGCTGGGATAAGGGAGAAGGATTGCAATTGGTTGACCAGCGTGAAAATGGTCAAACCACGATGCTCCTCTATATGGAAAACAAAAAATCCATATAGCTGCTCATCTCGACTAGTCTGAGATTGAGGTGTAGTTGGTCGGTTGATCATATATTTCTTAACTTGTACTGTTTATTTTGCTTCTATTTGTGGTCTTGATGCATTTCGCTGCTTTTGCTTTAGTCCAGTACACACCTTCATCACTCATTTCAGTTGACTTTCACAAACTACTCAGGATTCATGTGACCCTGGGAATTACTCTGACGTGACTGAAGAAAGAGATGACATGAAGGCCTTTGAGCAACCATATTCTGCTGAAATGATTAATTTGCAAAATCATGCAAACAAATTTCAGGAAGCAGATATTCCCTCCACGAATGGAGTTTCAGACAATGTTCCATCCACTCCGCATATTGGTACAGGCTGCAGGAAGGATCAGAACTGCAGCAGAATTATTAATTCCGAGTCCCCAGCATCAGAGTTTGCAATTTCAAAGTCTAATGGGAGTTGTCCAGAAAATCATGGTCCGACACCTGCTTACAGTTGCTATCAGTTTCCGTCTGCTAATGGTTCCCCTATACACCCCTTGGAAAATAGTATCTCATCTGGAGGTAGCAGTTTGCAAGCAGGACAGGTCTTGGTTTCTCGGGATGCTTCAGATAACATAGGTTCTATCCTGGGAGCACTTGAACAAGCTAAATTCTCGATTAGCCAACAGATCAACGTCTCCCCAATAGCAGAAGGCGGATCTTCCATATCACATTCTATTCCTACAACTAGAATTGAGGACAGATTAGACATTCCTCCTGGATTCCCTGGCCTTTTTAGACTACCAACAGATTTTCAACTTGAAGCAACTACAACAGCCAGCTACCAAGGTTTTCCGTCAAGGTTCAGTTCAGCGaatcattttcatgaaactGACTATGATCAATTCTCTACTACCCCTTACATGGAGTCTGGATCAAATGCTACTACAGGTCTACCATATTCCACTGGATTCGACTACCTTAATCCTCCCTCGTGTTTTGGTCATCCAATTTCTAGTAAATCAACCTACCCCACCTATCAGTATCACCCCAATACAAACACTCCTACGTCTCAACCACAAGCAAGTTGGAGTccgctatatgaatcctcattgACCAAATTATGCCCAGTTGCAGTGCCAAACTTATACTCAGGCGAAGAAGTATTCTTAAGATCCTTTCTGAGGAATGAGACAGGTATACCCCCATCATTTCCTGTTTCACTTTATGATGCTCATCTGAGACCAAACATGTATAGATAGCTGGTATTGCTCGAAGCACTACATTTCATTGAGAGATGGTCTCTAGTTTCTTCATCCAATATGGTTTCTAGGACCAGTGTGAGAGGTGTAGCTATGTATCTAAAATATTTGAGTCTGTTGTTGTATTAGATGTGTATTTGTAGAGTCTTCTGGAATCAATAAAAATTTGTCAGCAAATTAGCTTCTTTGTTTTGTATTTTTGCATCTGGGGTTGGCAATGAAATATGTTGGTTCTTGTAAAATATTTCTTTGGTCATTTTGCCTTGGCAAGATTAACATCTTTTTTTCAACGGACCTGTCCTGACCAGCTTCGACACACTTCAACATAGGTACATTTCATGTACCTATCAAGGATTCGATAGGCAGAAAGAAATTTCCCTAAACCTTGGTGGGAAGAGTCAGAGGCgaattcataatttatattttatgggATCTAACCTTTAAATTTCTAGCATTAAACTCGTTGGATTTCAATAATTATGGGTTTAAACCTACTACTTGTTGCAATTTCAATGGttttttatacataaatttATCTTTAGCGTCGATAGTATTGAGTTCATATGGGTTCTTTTCATTAAATTGGTGCATATGCTGAACAATCCCATTCAAGGAGATGAAATAGAAAGAACGTTACATCCTCAAACACTTCCAAAAAGATAAAAACTAAAACACCAATCAAGAATGAGAGGTTTATCGTCACATCATTGCATGCAAAGAGAGCTTGCTCGGTTTATAAATTGTATCGTGTCATAATTTAAAAGCAGTGAAGAGAATCTCTTCGCTTGAACCTTCCATCTTGTTCGCCACTCCTCGAGGTCAAGCACGGGGTTGAACTATCATTTTACAATTTATAATCTGGTACATTTCCATTATGTTACCAAACCAAATACATCATCTCATATACCAGCCATCATGAGTTGCTTCATGAAATGACCAAGTCGAAATGTCAAAGTAAGTGTCTTTGATATGATTTgcttaatatatttataaataatatccATGCACGCCTGTTTACTCTTGACCAAGAAAACCACACCACTATATAAAACAATTGTCGTATGAAACATCCCCATTGAATTCCTAAAATCCCAACTTCTCAAAACTTTTATCAGTCTTTAtcccaaattttcttttttgttcatTTTCGTCATAAAAACATAGCTGCCACAATAAGAAGCAAGAGAAGCAGTTAGAAGTACCCACTTCACGGCCTTGAATTAGAAAATCCAACTGAAAGATTCGATTCTG contains the following coding sequences:
- the LOC129881090 gene encoding tRNase Z TRZ2, chloroplastic, whose amino-acid sequence is MQISLATTIPKVPSFSTYYPSTSNQTQYNVQKQSHGISTQTHISLPAPCAVKSSSTGFLSAIERAIEEEEYRKARAEVNRKGLNVEGYSIEGHSIGGHETCVIVPQLKAAFDIGRCPSRAVHQNFLFITHAHLDHIGGLPMYIATRGLYGLNPPTVFVPPSIKEDVEKLLDVHRSMSQVELNLDLIALDVGETYEMRNDLVVRPVRTHHVIPSQGYVIYSVRKKLKKQYVHLEGKKIEKLKKSGVQITDSVLCPEVAFTGDTASDFYLDPRSADALRAKILITEATFLDDNCSVEHARVHGHTHLYEIMEHAKWIRNKSLVLTHFSPRYNIEEIRQGISKLQPQISAKVVALTEGFKSMHL
- the LOC129881091 gene encoding uncharacterized protein LOC129881091; amino-acid sequence: MTSNGNQDQDQRKIIGMEDSSMTIEFLRARLLAERSVSQTARQRADELAERVLELEDQLKIVSLQRKKAEKATAAVLSILEKQGISDASEEFDSGSDQEAIFSNSKGAENRNERNPNPSNVKERENDADISSSEIVSSPSTGRSLSWKSGKHYLPSFDRKKYTDSAWRRSSSFASAGTSSPKWAGKSCRRIRRSNTKSATDELQSTSGECLPERLPSSANNGHQSLMDIAGNNDVKDQLHFPTSEMSENQRKANDSDEDMERALQHKAQLIGQYEAEEKAQREWEEKYRENNNYAQDSCDPGNYSDVTEERDDMKAFEQPYSAEMINLQNHANKFQEADIPSTNGVSDNVPSTPHIGTGCRKDQNCSRIINSESPASEFAISKSNGSCPENHGPTPAYSCYQFPSANGSPIHPLENSISSGGSSLQAGQVLVSRDASDNIGSILGALEQAKFSISQQINVSPIAEGGSSISHSIPTTRIEDRLDIPPGFPGLFRLPTDFQLEATTTASYQGFPSRFSSANHFHETDYDQFSTTPYMESGSNATTGLPYSTGFDYLNPPSCFGHPISSKSTYPTYQYHPNTNTPTSQPQASWSPLYESSLTKLCPVAVPNLYSGEEVFLRSFLRNETGIPPSFPVSLYDAHLRPNMYR